Proteins co-encoded in one Mesorhizobium huakuii genomic window:
- a CDS encoding CHAD domain-containing protein — protein MSAATAFARIAAACLKQFRLNETALGWFRDAEAVHQARVSLRRLRSLCSICKSQFDDCRFDRLREELTWLASEFGDARNIDVMIDRASSEALSIRLQDARDEAYAAVEASLSSARARTLMIDAAEWISIRDWRTDQTDETLHEQSSRDFASGVFDRLWKKVAKGGNNLIDADDETRHEVRIAAKKLRYAAEFFEPLYKSKAEAKRHRRFIMAMKDLQDQLGSLNDLATAPDMLAALALSDVAGATDLFRSEDKSKLLEDAAEAHDTFVNTRRFWH, from the coding sequence ATGAGCGCGGCAACGGCTTTCGCGCGCATCGCAGCGGCGTGTCTCAAACAGTTTCGTCTCAATGAAACGGCGCTGGGCTGGTTTCGCGATGCCGAGGCCGTACACCAGGCTCGCGTGTCGCTGCGACGGCTGCGCTCCCTATGCTCGATCTGCAAGTCGCAGTTCGACGACTGCCGTTTCGACCGCCTGCGCGAAGAATTGACATGGCTCGCCTCGGAATTTGGCGATGCGCGCAATATCGACGTGATGATCGACCGCGCTTCGAGCGAGGCTCTTTCAATCCGTCTTCAAGACGCGCGCGACGAAGCCTATGCGGCGGTCGAAGCATCGCTCTCCTCGGCGCGCGCCCGCACGTTGATGATCGATGCCGCCGAGTGGATTTCCATCAGGGACTGGCGAACCGACCAAACGGACGAAACGTTGCACGAGCAGTCGTCGCGGGATTTCGCCTCCGGTGTATTTGATAGACTTTGGAAAAAGGTGGCGAAGGGCGGCAACAATCTGATCGATGCCGATGACGAGACCCGCCATGAAGTGCGCATCGCCGCAAAGAAACTGCGCTATGCGGCGGAGTTCTTCGAGCCGCTTTACAAGAGCAAGGCGGAAGCCAAACGCCATCGACGGTTCATCATGGCGATGAAGGACCTGCAGGATCAGCTCGGCAGCCTCAACGATCTCGCCACCGCCCCCGATATGCTGGCAGCGCTGGCGCTTTCGGACGTGGCTGGTGCGACGGATCTCTTCCGCTCCGAAGACAAGTCCAAGCTTCTTGAAGACGCCGCAGAAGCGCATGACACCTTTGTTAACACGAGGCGCTTCTGGCATTGA
- a CDS encoding IS630 transposase-related protein, with protein MGKPLPLELRRRVVAYVDEGHGHREAARHFRVSPRFVNNLINLRRQTGSLEARRQGHVGGGKLEPHAEFVRLRLAQTGELTLDELCVELEVRGVSVHRSNVGRLLNRLGLSHKKNSTGQ; from the coding sequence ATGGGCAAGCCGCTACCGCTTGAGTTGCGTCGGCGTGTTGTTGCGTATGTCGATGAGGGACATGGTCACCGCGAGGCTGCGCGCCATTTCCGCGTTTCGCCTCGCTTTGTGAACAATCTGATCAACCTGCGCCGGCAGACCGGTTCGCTTGAAGCGCGCCGGCAGGGCCATGTGGGCGGCGGCAAGCTTGAGCCGCATGCCGAGTTTGTTCGCTTGCGATTGGCCCAGACCGGCGAACTGACGCTGGATGAGCTTTGCGTCGAACTGGAGGTGCGTGGGGTAAGCGTGCATCGCTCCAATGTCGGGCGCCTGCTCAATCGCCTGGGGCTCAGTCATAAAAAAAACTCTACAGGCCAGTGA
- a CDS encoding transposase, with amino-acid sequence MRQARELWTGRRKRFFNKALARLIFIDETSTNTKLTKRTGWAPKGERFRTHAPFGKWQTQTFIAGLRCHGLVAPWIVNTWR; translated from the coding sequence GTGCGCCAGGCGCGTGAATTGTGGACCGGGCGGCGAAAGCGGTTCTTCAACAAGGCTTTGGCGCGGCTGATCTTCATCGATGAGACGTCGACCAATACCAAGCTGACCAAACGCACCGGCTGGGCGCCGAAGGGCGAGCGCTTCAGGACGCATGCGCCATTCGGCAAATGGCAGACGCAGACCTTCATCGCCGGGCTGCGATGCCACGGTCTTGTCGCGCCGTGGATCGTCAATACGTGGCGGTAG
- a CDS encoding GFA family protein yields MTSMTKGSCLCGAVAYEVHGDLRPIVACHCNQCRKASGHYVAATQAELKDVVIKGDTLKWFQSSETAKRGFCSNCGSNLFWQGFGRPHISIWAGTIDGPTKLRMESQLYPESAGDYYDLPDIPVVEQSSLRE; encoded by the coding sequence ATGACGAGCATGACCAAAGGAAGCTGTCTGTGCGGAGCCGTTGCCTACGAGGTACATGGCGACTTGCGTCCGATCGTCGCCTGCCACTGCAATCAGTGCCGGAAAGCATCTGGTCATTACGTTGCAGCGACTCAGGCTGAACTCAAGGATGTCGTCATCAAAGGCGACACGCTGAAATGGTTTCAGTCCTCTGAAACGGCCAAGCGAGGCTTTTGCTCGAACTGCGGCAGCAACCTGTTTTGGCAGGGTTTCGGAAGGCCTCATATTTCTATTTGGGCCGGCACCATCGACGGTCCAACCAAACTAAGGATGGAGAGCCAGTTGTACCCTGAATCGGCCGGCGACTATTACGATCTCCCCGATATTCCCGTGGTGGAACAATCGTCCCTCAGAGAATGA
- a CDS encoding sunset domain-containing protein — MGDGLARYSNGKYANQQEAAKADRLGIWAGTVQPPWEWRAEGRKNLPSQPAPLVGVTSGGAKSCNIKGNISTTGERIYHVPSQQNYEKTKITEDTGERWFCSEAEAQAAGWRAAKR, encoded by the coding sequence GTGGGCGATGGACTGGCGCGGTACAGCAACGGCAAATACGCGAACCAGCAGGAAGCCGCGAAAGCCGACCGGCTCGGAATCTGGGCCGGAACCGTGCAGCCGCCTTGGGAATGGCGGGCTGAGGGCCGCAAAAATCTGCCTAGCCAACCAGCGCCTCTGGTTGGCGTCACCTCCGGCGGCGCCAAAAGCTGCAACATCAAAGGCAACATCAGCACTACTGGCGAACGCATCTATCATGTGCCTAGCCAGCAGAACTACGAGAAAACCAAGATTACGGAGGACACCGGAGAACGGTGGTTCTGTTCAGAAGCCGAAGCACAGGCAGCCGGATGGCGTGCTGCCAAGAGATGA
- a CDS encoding DUF1796 family putative cysteine peptidase, producing the protein MFKQAIKDTVATSVSPDTLPHDCSLYLLPKLNDLHFRRFRFARTASEPPPMESAFAYRCLHSARNEPTGNSLSRTTILSRAMMTGLASLMLRGSISAALMVRINTIDLPYLSKCWKASLFHSYLVPPKDRAMPYEAIFSLGSDCTPATQIRRYFKRRPSSCFDWIVTPIASIEEILADDGARFGLRVSACFNGTSAFCENYGVVYHHEFDRTTSNAVIFTPEALRSCREKLIYKYNKMLDIARTRKTLFVRYVSATDAPGDQQMGKTFGVDDLQEMVTLLEKKLGHSRFHVAYFRANGNAYDKSKFIGPVPERCSIHQENHVPDQLGEVEVWNVFFSKMGLSPDRPPLL; encoded by the coding sequence ATGTTCAAGCAGGCGATCAAGGACACGGTTGCCACCAGCGTATCGCCAGACACGCTGCCCCACGACTGCAGCTTGTATCTGCTTCCGAAATTGAATGACCTCCATTTTCGACGATTTCGTTTCGCCCGCACGGCCAGCGAGCCGCCGCCGATGGAGAGTGCGTTCGCTTACCGCTGCCTCCATTCGGCGAGGAACGAACCCACAGGTAACAGCTTATCGCGGACAACGATCCTAAGCCGCGCGATGATGACCGGCTTGGCCAGTTTGATGCTGCGTGGTTCCATATCCGCAGCGCTGATGGTCCGTATCAATACAATCGATTTGCCCTATCTTTCGAAATGCTGGAAAGCATCGCTCTTTCACTCCTATCTGGTACCACCTAAGGACCGGGCAATGCCTTACGAAGCTATTTTTAGCCTTGGATCTGACTGCACTCCTGCGACGCAAATCAGACGCTATTTCAAACGGCGCCCGAGCAGCTGTTTTGATTGGATTGTGACACCTATAGCCTCCATCGAGGAAATATTGGCAGATGATGGAGCGCGATTCGGGCTTCGTGTATCAGCCTGCTTCAATGGGACGTCAGCTTTTTGCGAGAATTACGGGGTAGTTTACCACCATGAATTCGATCGGACCACGTCCAACGCAGTGATATTCACGCCGGAAGCGTTACGGTCCTGCCGAGAGAAGCTGATTTACAAATACAATAAGATGCTTGACATCGCTCGGACACGAAAGACGTTGTTTGTGCGTTATGTCTCGGCGACGGATGCTCCGGGGGATCAGCAGATGGGAAAGACGTTTGGCGTAGACGATCTCCAGGAGATGGTCACTCTACTTGAGAAAAAATTGGGACACTCAAGGTTCCATGTGGCCTATTTCCGCGCCAACGGGAATGCATATGATAAGTCGAAGTTCATAGGGCCAGTCCCGGAGCGCTGCAGTATCCATCAGGAGAACCATGTTCCTGATCAACTGGGCGAGGTTGAGGTATGGAACGTGTTCTTCTCGAAAATGGGACTTTCGCCAGACCGTCCACCGCTGCTGTAA